The following proteins are co-located in the Paenibacillus sp. FSL H8-0079 genome:
- a CDS encoding S-layer homology domain-containing protein has translation MTFKYNHPSHSKKVVSAVLAGMMALSAGGAAMAAESTETGQGQTAAITNTAAPTGLFSDIKVGYWAEKHVYKLAYQGILLGNNGLFRPGDAVTQQEAVTMAIRFMNQEGQLNTDTAAALPTNMEVGNYFKPYVALALQLGLVDKTEESTVDVSKTSWGQKPASREWITKLLIRSLDKDAEAKAQNNQSTGFADNADISESGKGYVNLAVSLDLAKGVEGNKFNPTGSVTRAQLATFFSRGESLTDTKYPNTSTGYVTGLKDGQITLVVDGKAVNFAVNSSTPYFTKDSETRASSTDVKLYTKVMIVGSTGAASYVEVVDATPQVESVEGTFARSLSGNKIGIFVGENYETYSYDEATAFIDQNGNAIKLSDITADSIIEVQRETFSADKKTVVIRVKSGIVNKSDNGVIAEVSTSGKTIKLVNAAGATEQFAYNDNLLITYQNRILSVADLKAGSAVKYTVKDSIVQTIELSQGVEQSVRGTLVEIGGNQSTLTFKREGGSLEAKLLNEKPEVIINGIQDATLNDLITDATNGDQVELTLNSDDQVTRIQVIGRQMEPMNGVTVVSYNSKTKVLTVLDNNKKPFVFTLDEKTKLDYNTTKPTLAGLESLLNDGRKLDLTYVGTRALSVKVIYKYEGTISSIDTSGKKISLLSGNQTITVPYTTAPTVEIYNKSGASLGDLKIGDNVTVTLGANQDVVQKVALNTVAQFEVVALEANGRIRVKSDLLTSQFYVDQAVLTGESGQTITPSQLTAGNLINVTFEGATPKAVQVVKRTLAEVTAVDASSVTLKQFNGQTETVPVSGSVKVVKSGSTLTSLTSLTVGDRVEMTKDTDNSTRFRVLTVMSKQFWSYDGVGNQILVKRESTADTNYRFALGSSVFVHQGDNTLSVQSLRDNDNIVLYLLNNVILEIQKQ, from the coding sequence GTGACTTTTAAATATAACCATCCATCACACTCTAAAAAAGTAGTATCAGCCGTGCTTGCAGGCATGATGGCCCTTAGCGCCGGCGGAGCTGCCATGGCAGCAGAATCAACAGAAACGGGGCAGGGTCAGACTGCGGCAATAACGAATACGGCTGCACCAACTGGTTTGTTCAGTGACATCAAGGTCGGATACTGGGCTGAGAAACATGTGTACAAACTGGCATATCAAGGGATTCTTCTCGGTAATAATGGCCTGTTCCGTCCAGGAGACGCGGTTACACAGCAAGAAGCTGTAACGATGGCAATCCGTTTTATGAATCAAGAGGGCCAGTTGAATACCGACACGGCTGCGGCATTACCGACAAACATGGAAGTGGGAAATTATTTCAAGCCATATGTCGCGCTGGCACTTCAACTGGGACTGGTTGACAAGACGGAAGAATCAACGGTGGATGTATCCAAGACATCTTGGGGTCAAAAACCGGCTTCACGGGAATGGATTACGAAACTGTTAATCCGTTCATTGGACAAGGATGCTGAAGCCAAGGCTCAAAACAATCAATCCACCGGATTTGCTGATAATGCAGATATCTCCGAAAGTGGTAAAGGTTATGTCAATCTGGCTGTTAGCCTGGATCTGGCCAAAGGTGTAGAAGGCAACAAATTCAATCCAACTGGTTCCGTAACCCGTGCTCAGCTCGCTACCTTCTTCAGTCGTGGCGAATCGTTAACGGATACTAAATATCCGAACACATCCACGGGTTATGTGACTGGATTGAAAGATGGGCAGATCACGCTGGTTGTGGACGGCAAAGCCGTTAACTTCGCAGTGAACAGCAGTACGCCTTACTTTACGAAAGACAGTGAAACTCGTGCTTCATCCACCGATGTGAAACTATATACGAAAGTTATGATTGTAGGTTCTACAGGTGCGGCTTCCTATGTGGAAGTCGTTGATGCTACACCTCAGGTGGAAAGCGTTGAGGGGACTTTTGCACGTTCATTATCAGGAAATAAAATTGGTATCTTTGTAGGCGAAAATTACGAAACGTACAGTTATGATGAAGCAACTGCATTCATCGATCAGAATGGTAATGCAATCAAACTGTCCGATATTACAGCAGATAGCATCATCGAAGTACAGCGGGAGACGTTCTCGGCTGACAAAAAAACAGTCGTTATTCGTGTGAAATCCGGCATTGTGAACAAGAGTGACAATGGCGTCATTGCTGAAGTGTCTACCTCTGGCAAAACGATCAAACTTGTCAATGCAGCGGGTGCTACAGAACAGTTTGCATACAATGACAATCTACTTATCACATATCAAAACCGTATCCTGTCAGTAGCTGATCTGAAAGCCGGCAGTGCCGTGAAATATACCGTGAAAGACAGCATCGTGCAAACGATCGAGTTGTCTCAAGGTGTGGAACAGTCTGTGCGCGGAACATTGGTTGAGATCGGTGGCAACCAATCCACGTTAACGTTCAAACGTGAAGGGGGTTCCCTTGAGGCGAAATTGCTCAATGAAAAGCCGGAAGTCATCATCAATGGCATTCAGGATGCAACGTTGAATGATCTGATCACGGATGCAACGAACGGGGATCAGGTGGAGCTGACATTGAACTCTGACGATCAGGTAACGCGTATTCAGGTTATTGGACGTCAGATGGAGCCAATGAACGGGGTAACGGTTGTATCGTACAACAGTAAAACGAAGGTACTTACTGTATTGGACAACAACAAGAAGCCGTTTGTATTTACATTGGATGAGAAAACTAAACTGGATTACAATACGACCAAACCTACACTCGCTGGTCTGGAGTCGCTCTTAAATGATGGTCGCAAATTGGATCTGACCTATGTGGGAACACGTGCGTTGTCCGTTAAGGTGATTTATAAGTACGAAGGTACGATCAGCAGCATTGACACTTCTGGCAAAAAAATCAGTTTATTGTCTGGTAATCAGACGATCACAGTGCCTTATACTACCGCTCCTACAGTTGAAATCTATAACAAATCGGGCGCAAGTCTGGGAGATTTGAAAATCGGTGACAACGTTACCGTAACGCTTGGAGCAAATCAGGATGTGGTGCAGAAGGTTGCACTGAACACTGTGGCTCAATTTGAAGTGGTTGCCTTGGAAGCGAATGGTCGTATTCGAGTGAAATCGGATCTGTTGACAAGTCAGTTCTACGTGGATCAAGCGGTACTGACAGGAGAAAGTGGTCAGACGATCACGCCTTCACAACTGACAGCAGGCAACCTGATTAATGTAACGTTTGAAGGAGCTACGCCAAAAGCGGTTCAAGTCGTGAAGCGTACGCTGGCTGAAGTTACAGCGGTGGATGCTTCATCCGTAACGCTCAAGCAGTTTAATGGCCAGACTGAAACCGTGCCTGTTAGCGGTTCGGTTAAAGTCGTGAAATCTGGCTCTACATTAACTTCACTGACGAGTCTTACGGTTGGAGATCGTGTCGAAATGACAAAAGATACGGATAATTCCACACGCTTCAGAGTGCTGACTGTCATGAGCAAACAGTTCTGGTCTTATGATGGCGTTGGTAACCAGATTCTGGTTAAACGGGAATCGACAGCAGACACGAACTATCGTTTTGCACTCGGATCAAGTGTATTTGTTCACCAGGGTGACAATACTTTAAGCGTGCAATCTCTCAGAGATAATGATAATATTGTATTGTATCTCCTGAACAATGTAATTCTGGAGATTCAAAAACAGTAA
- a CDS encoding GerMN domain-containing protein, whose product MNKKIWIAALLVTVMAVAAGCGSKPTAAPNQTQGAGTETNVTEVEGETITEPVTAEPEENTTPSESTEGSSEETTTPPSGTSTETPATSEGNEKKTITVFYTDEEELELHKASAEISYASDDAKYKAAFESLQQSKDAKLVPLWAKEIELKSVQFKDGALTLDIHMPDTARLGAGGESYALDALKQTFFQFDEVKSLDLLVDGQQSESLMGHVDLEHPMTRSE is encoded by the coding sequence ATGAACAAGAAAATATGGATTGCAGCTTTGCTGGTAACGGTTATGGCAGTTGCTGCTGGATGTGGAAGCAAGCCAACAGCTGCTCCGAATCAGACGCAAGGCGCAGGAACCGAGACCAATGTGACCGAGGTTGAAGGCGAAACCATTACCGAACCGGTAACCGCTGAACCTGAAGAGAACACAACACCTTCAGAATCCACGGAAGGCAGCTCAGAAGAGACGACTACTCCGCCTAGCGGAACGTCCACGGAGACGCCAGCAACTTCCGAAGGTAATGAAAAGAAAACGATCACTGTATTCTATACGGATGAAGAAGAACTGGAGTTGCACAAAGCTTCGGCAGAGATTTCATATGCATCGGATGATGCCAAATACAAGGCAGCCTTTGAATCATTGCAACAGAGCAAAGACGCTAAACTTGTGCCACTGTGGGCGAAAGAAATTGAATTGAAATCTGTTCAGTTCAAGGATGGAGCCCTTACGTTGGATATTCATATGCCAGATACGGCACGTCTTGGTGCAGGTGGAGAATCTTATGCGCTGGATGCTCTGAAACAAACATTCTTCCAGTTTGATGAAGTTAAATCACTTGACTTACTGGTGGACGGTCAGCAGTCCGAGAGTCTGATGGGCCATGTGGATCTTGAACATCCAATGACAAGATCCGAATAG
- a CDS encoding N-acetylmuramoyl-L-alanine amidase family protein, translated as MKKFGFLVLLFVFGLVFPGYSHAATDTKIILDGKEIVQPSDTKAEIINSKVMVPIRVVSENLGYSVEWKQQTQTVTISKDNTAMQMIVGQKTATVNGSNVNLDAPPLVKNGTTLVPLRFIGEEMGLKVGWNNTTKTVTLVTQNSGSGNGTTTPPNSGNEGGGSDQEGLVLVNGISFSDNRFMIATSGSTKPNVFTMTGPDRIVIDLPNTAFADSFSEGQALDSNQNGQLVVSGYPDVSKIRYSLYSNSPSTLRFVIDLSSSKGYSVQNDSGLIMVDLNNQSGTPAPPVGDNGKKIVVIDAGHGDQDPGAIGISGKREKDFNLAVTLKVEALLKKESKIDVVLTRSDDTFLALKERVKIAQDLKADIFISIHSNSGPAAANGVETFYTRSNSKALATVMHKYLLQSSGLKDRGVKTASLHVTRETTMPAVLLEGGFLSNKSDEAVMFTESFQNSVAKGIVAGIKEYLGIK; from the coding sequence ATGAAGAAGTTCGGTTTTTTGGTACTGTTATTTGTCTTTGGGCTCGTTTTCCCGGGCTATAGTCATGCAGCAACAGACACGAAAATTATCCTAGACGGAAAAGAAATCGTACAGCCATCGGATACGAAGGCGGAAATTATCAACAGCAAGGTGATGGTTCCGATCCGGGTTGTGTCTGAAAATCTTGGGTATAGCGTGGAGTGGAAGCAGCAAACACAAACGGTGACTATTAGCAAAGACAACACTGCCATGCAGATGATTGTTGGACAGAAGACGGCAACGGTGAACGGCAGTAACGTAAACCTGGATGCCCCGCCACTCGTGAAAAATGGTACTACACTCGTGCCTCTCCGATTTATTGGTGAGGAAATGGGTCTAAAGGTGGGTTGGAACAATACCACGAAGACGGTAACATTAGTTACCCAGAATTCAGGTTCCGGAAACGGGACAACCACACCTCCGAACTCTGGCAATGAAGGCGGAGGATCGGATCAGGAAGGTCTTGTACTGGTGAACGGCATCAGCTTCAGCGACAACCGCTTCATGATTGCAACAAGCGGAAGTACGAAGCCGAACGTCTTCACGATGACAGGACCGGATCGAATCGTAATAGACTTGCCGAATACCGCATTTGCTGATTCATTCAGTGAAGGACAGGCTCTAGACAGCAACCAGAATGGACAACTCGTCGTTAGCGGTTATCCGGATGTGTCTAAGATTCGTTACTCGTTATACAGCAACAGTCCATCTACACTTCGTTTTGTGATCGATCTGTCCAGTTCAAAAGGGTACAGTGTGCAAAATGATTCCGGACTGATCATGGTTGACCTCAACAATCAAAGTGGTACGCCTGCCCCTCCAGTTGGTGATAATGGCAAAAAAATTGTCGTTATCGATGCAGGTCACGGAGATCAGGATCCTGGGGCAATCGGTATATCAGGCAAACGTGAAAAGGACTTCAATCTGGCAGTGACTCTGAAAGTGGAAGCCTTGTTGAAAAAAGAATCCAAAATTGACGTTGTGTTAACGCGCAGCGATGATACATTTTTGGCATTAAAAGAACGTGTGAAGATTGCACAGGACTTAAAAGCAGATATCTTCATCTCTATTCATTCTAACAGTGGTCCTGCTGCTGCGAATGGTGTAGAGACATTCTATACACGCTCCAACAGCAAAGCACTTGCTACAGTGATGCACAAGTATCTTTTGCAGTCTTCCGGACTGAAAGATCGTGGAGTGAAAACGGCAAGTCTCCATGTAACCCGTGAAACGACAATGCCAGCAGTTCTGCTGGAAGGAGGATTCCTTAGCAACAAGAGTGACGAGGCGGTAATGTTCACTGAAAGTTTCCAGAACAGCGTTGCCAAAGGCATTGTTGCAGGAATCAAGGAGTATCTGGGAATTAAATAA
- a CDS encoding N-acetylmuramoyl-L-alanine amidase family protein, with protein MKKWSAAVVFLLFLCLFPIMAHADTTPSIVLDGVTINQQTGAPAENIGKTVMVPIRIVSENLGYEVKWEKATQSVQVQKGNSTIRMTAGKDAATVNGNVVNLDSPPLIKQGTTLVPLRFVGEGMGLRVGWDNGTKTVSLFSIPPVVGTEGDSDPVETPVPDGLTELQGISFSGDRLIVATNGNISPKVSSLGGPDRIIVDLPAATFSQEFIQGQASNADGSGQILVTDSSLVSKVRYAMFSKTPSTVRVVLDLTQTATAKWSVGDNNVLLVDLTATSGEPTSQPAVPTNDGKTIVVIDPGHGGRQSGAVSLSGAYEKDFNLAVGLKVQELLQQYQDIQTVITRQDDTELSLKQRVDIAELNKADVFVSIHGNKFTTPVPNGIETLYSRKESKTLADTLHKYVLPVTGLKDRGVKTASLHVTRETSMPAVLLELGFLSNPTDEAVMLTEEYQDKCAQAIVDGIIEFLGL; from the coding sequence ATGAAAAAATGGTCGGCAGCAGTCGTTTTTCTTCTGTTTCTATGCTTATTTCCAATCATGGCCCATGCAGACACCACTCCCTCAATTGTGCTCGACGGTGTAACCATTAATCAGCAGACGGGAGCACCTGCAGAAAATATCGGAAAGACGGTTATGGTTCCGATCCGAATTGTGTCTGAGAACCTGGGTTATGAGGTGAAGTGGGAGAAGGCAACCCAGTCAGTCCAGGTTCAAAAAGGAAACAGCACGATTCGAATGACGGCTGGCAAAGATGCAGCTACAGTGAATGGAAACGTGGTGAACCTGGATTCGCCTCCACTGATCAAACAAGGAACAACGCTTGTTCCGTTACGTTTTGTCGGGGAAGGCATGGGTCTGCGTGTGGGCTGGGACAATGGAACCAAGACAGTAAGCCTATTTAGCATTCCACCCGTAGTTGGAACGGAAGGCGACAGTGACCCCGTCGAGACGCCTGTCCCGGACGGTCTGACAGAACTTCAAGGCATTAGCTTCAGCGGAGATCGCTTGATTGTAGCGACAAACGGCAATATTAGCCCGAAAGTGTCCAGTCTTGGTGGGCCAGACCGCATTATTGTTGATCTGCCTGCAGCGACATTTTCTCAGGAATTCATTCAGGGACAAGCCTCTAACGCGGATGGCAGCGGACAGATTCTCGTTACAGATTCATCTCTGGTTTCCAAAGTTCGGTATGCTATGTTCAGCAAGACGCCTTCCACTGTGCGTGTCGTTCTGGATCTGACTCAGACGGCCACAGCCAAATGGTCTGTTGGAGATAACAATGTCTTGCTCGTTGACCTGACAGCCACGAGTGGAGAACCCACAAGCCAACCGGCAGTGCCTACGAATGATGGCAAAACGATTGTGGTCATTGATCCGGGACATGGTGGTCGTCAATCTGGTGCAGTGAGTTTGTCAGGAGCTTATGAGAAGGATTTCAATCTGGCTGTAGGGCTGAAGGTGCAGGAACTCCTTCAACAATACCAAGATATTCAGACGGTCATTACACGCCAGGATGATACAGAGCTTTCGCTTAAACAGCGCGTAGATATTGCTGAATTGAATAAGGCAGATGTTTTTGTTTCCATTCATGGAAACAAATTCACTACACCCGTACCAAACGGCATTGAAACGCTCTATAGTCGCAAAGAAAGCAAGACTTTGGCTGACACTCTTCACAAATATGTCTTGCCGGTAACAGGACTCAAGGATCGTGGCGTTAAAACAGCGAGTCTGCATGTGACCCGGGAAACATCCATGCCTGCTGTGTTACTTGAACTTGGTTTTTTAAGTAACCCAACAGATGAAGCAGTTATGCTCACCGAAGAATACCAGGACAAATGTGCACAGGCAATTGTGGACGGAATCATTGAATTTTTGGGACTATAA